From Scylla paramamosain isolate STU-SP2022 chromosome 18, ASM3559412v1, whole genome shotgun sequence, one genomic window encodes:
- the LOC135109262 gene encoding uncharacterized protein LOC135109262 yields the protein MRVSLILLACVSCVVAFPAYFFPYGNSQEVSWVRRVLDCPELLYGSYESYKCRSRRERRPQQGHPQLTVLEIVEPESGRISVHEDEHAGTFAIRVPHQAKLVTPKCKPHEIYVGELDICVEAEEHLVRPKVTDSKRGQEKQKEDKKEPVRVLEVGEYEKKKCGPGEIWVPEVDACLDRNPPPPLEPEDSPPKSQRLKKHGY from the exons ATGCGAGTCTCACTGATCCTTCTGGCGTGTGTGTCGTGCGTGGTGGCCTTCCCTGCGTACTTCTTTCCCTATGGCA ATTCCCAAGAAGTGAGTTGGGTTCGGCGCGTGTTGGACTGCCCTGAGCTGCTTTACGGTTCCTACGAATCCTACAA ATGTCGTTcgaggagggagagacgccCCCAACAGGGCCACCCGCAGCTGACAGTGCTGGAGATCGTGGAGCCGGAGTCAGGACGTATTAGTGTACACGAGGACGAGCACGCGGGGACCTTCGCCATCAGAGTGCCACACCAGGCCAAACTTGTCACGCCCAAGTGCAAACCTCACGAGATTTACGTTGGTGAACTGGACAT CTGTGTCGAGGCGGAGGAGCATCTGGTGAGGCCTAAAGTGACGGACAGCAAGCGGGGacaggagaagcagaaggaggacaagaaggagccGGTCAGAGTGCTTGAGGTGGGCGAGTACGAGAAGAAAAAGTGCGGCCCTGGGGAGATCTGGGTGCCTGAGGTGGATGCTTGTCTAGACAGGAACCCGCCGCCGCCCCTTGAGCCTGAGGACAGTCCGCCAAAATCCCAGCGACTCAAGAAACATGGgtactag
- the LOC135109263 gene encoding uncharacterized protein LOC135109263, translating into MGSSSALFVSLALVAVATVVFAVPASLSSEEESDEVASFRSGCIEEGGELKCQGVQFMNDRMTEKECADKGQGYISELMVCDPNSKPQGSGGNRKPNKPKPGNN; encoded by the exons ATGGGTTCCTCATCTGCTCTCTTCGTGTCCCTGGCTCTGGTTGCTGTGGCGACCGTGGTCTTCGCCGTCCCAGCATCTCTGTCCTCTGAAG AGGAGAGTGATGAAGTCGCAAGCTTTCGAAGTGGCTGcattgaagaaggaggagagctgaa GTGCCAAGGTGTGCAGTTTATGAATGACAGAATGACTGAGAAAGAATGTGCTGATAAGGGTCAAGGATATATCTCAGAACTGATGGTCTGCGATCCCAACAGTAAACCTCAAGGTAGCGGTGGAAACCGGAAGCCAAACAAGCCGAAGCCAGGCAATAATTAA